Genomic window (Neodiprion lecontei isolate iyNeoLeco1 chromosome 7, iyNeoLeco1.1, whole genome shotgun sequence):
AGccgcaaaagaaaaaacgtaaacaCAAAACCGACAAGAAGAAGGCTAAAAATCGACACgttagtaacaaaaaaaaaaaaacgaagcgtTCTCGTGAAAGTTCAAGTAGTTTAGGTTACACCTCTTCAGCTGACGAGAATTTGCCACCGTCCGAAGTCGATGAATCGACTTCTAACCGTAATAAGAATACTCGCTACATTAACTCAGCCAAAGGATCTACCAAAAATCAGACACCAAAGAAAAACTTGGCCCACAAGATCGTACAGCACCAGTATAATGATAATTCCCATGAGTCACCGAATCAGTTGTCTGGATATGAAACATCAAATAGAAACATTTCTAGTAGGATCATCAGGTCTACCACGCAATATGACTTATCAAGATCCTTTTCACAACTTGAACCTTCAACCCCGACCACATCACGCGAACAGAATacctttgaagaaaaaactctgCAGTATTTAGAACACATTAAATCCTACACTGAACAAAACCATCTGCTACTACGTAAAATCTTCTCAAAACAGAAGGAAGTCAGCATCGACGTAACAAAGAAACCAGCCGAATTCCCAAAACTTCCTCTTAACTCCATGGAAGACTTCTCCAACCTCGAAAATATCCTGAAATCCGAAGAGCATCGAACTTATTTAGTGAGTAGACCTTGCAAtcatattcaaaatatgtatgtcATGACATACGGATAGGTACTAATACCGAGCGTATTCTTCAATGAGGGCCAACCCCCTCCCTAGCGCAAACCAACACAGGCACATGAGGCTCGGCCGGGAGGGGATAGAATGCCAGTGGCCATGTTAGTCTCCACTCGACCGAACTTCACGTACGCGTCATGTGCCTGAGTTGGCTTAGCACTAGGGAGGGGGTTGTCTCTCATTGAAGAATACGCTCGGTATGTGTTGACTGCAaaggaataatgaaaattactacAGGCATACAGAATTGCGGTTCGTAACGTTTTAACCCTCTCGGACCGTATGTTGCTTCTACGCAACACGCACTTTGAGGCTTCATAAAACTGTATCGGTCGCAAGGTCAGGGTTCTAACTGCATAGTTCCATTAAGCAAGGTCAGATGGCCTTATAGATACTCCTAAACCCTGAGGTAAACTGCTTTCACCCATCGAAATATCAATATGGTGAgagattttcattcaacatgAAATCGGTCTCGGTCTGATCGAGAGGGTTAACGttaaaaaatgctgaaaaaatattaggaATCGACAATCTCCAACTAGTCAAAATTGTTATCGATGTTGATAACagtaagaatattttgaattcaattcgacattcattcattttagtATTTTGTTGCAGACCGGGAAACTGGCTTCTATTGGAGGGACAAGCGGTCGCCAATGTGTGTTGGCTATAATGAGGTCACTACTCACAAACGAATTAGCGATGCAATTCAATTGGGCAGGGAGGGACAAAGTCTCATTTCAAAAGACATTGACAATGGAAACTGTTTACggtaatgaataattcatgaaattttcgagaaacagTTATTACTTGGATTTATCGtgtgaaaacaatattattcacacattattattcaaattatgcaaactgttaacttttttcccaatatatTCGAGATTCATCACaatttacattgaaattattccttATCAGTTATCAATATCGTGATATTGTACCTTCcttttgatgtattttttctcagagGCTGTGAAACAAACCTTTCTTGGCAAGAAGGAAATTGGTGATGCAACCGAAACCAGTGTTTCGTGTGCCGTGAAAGACTGGTTAAAACTAGCTCGATCACGGCATACCTATGTACGAAAGAAGGGCTAAGAAACTGTGGTAAACGTcaactaattttaaaaacagtcATATAAAAGTACAAATCATACAGGcatataaatatttctgatataAGTGTAATATTCTTAGCGTTTTCTGTTAGTTGTAACTACCGTGAAGACGAAAGTATAGTGTAGGTTGAGCTGTGTCTATGAGCTACAAGatgtacctttttttttgataaatgagTATTTATAGATATAAGATATTTGTGTAACGTTCTAacaaagatataataaaatcgattCACATATATAAACTAAATTCGTACGCTTTCTAACTCAACCCAGACTTGTTTCTAGCTAACGTGAAATGATCTTCCTCTATAGCAGTGTACTATATACGCTTTCAATTACACATCCAAGATACGTTATGTATTCAAGTCTAGAGGTCCAattaaaaacgttttttaacactgtataatattcgtttagacataaataatgaaagattAAAGCGTCATTAACAGAAAACATTTTGTCACGTTAGTTAAACGGACATTGTCAACAcattttaatagaaaaaatttccttcataATTTGAGTTTTAAAACGTACTTGCGAAACGTCTCTTAGTAGTCATCAATATCCAAATATTAGACGATTaccataaatattaaaataacggattttcgatacgttttatcaacaaattgagatacgatttataaatgtttggtttcaaacgtataaaatttgcatatGAACAACTATCGTAAGACGTCCACCAAAAACGTTTAATAAACCGAAATCACGGCGGACATTCTTCGCAATAAAATACGTAGGTGC
Coding sequences:
- the LOC124295324 gene encoding uncharacterized protein LOC124295324 isoform X3, producing the protein MARLLELGTSDESGIIRNIAKKSTVIPQQDITNDVDENEATNSDDVEPEPQKKKRKHKTDKKKAKNRHVSNKKKKTKRSRESSSSLGYTSSADENLPPSEVDESTSNRNKNTRYINSAKGSTKNQTPKKNLAHKIVQHQYNDNSHESPNQLSGYETSNRNISSRIIRSTTQYDLSRSFSQLEPSTPTTSREQNTFEEKTLQYLEHIKSYTEQNHLLLRKIFSKQKEVSIDVTKKPAEFPKLPLNSMEDFSNLENILKSEEHRTYLTGKLASIGGTSGRQCVLAIMRSLLTNELAMQFNWAGRDKVSFQKTLTMETVYEAVKQTFLGKKEIGDATETSVSCAVKDWLKLARSRHTYVRKKG
- the LOC124295324 gene encoding uncharacterized protein LOC124295324 isoform X1 → MYAVIEFLVGEDRECALVPVLWLVENNTQCYWPRTKTEDHFTKLVKSKAAYEKTWPKFAIHKVLHTGDDYHDTEATMARLLELGTSDESGIIRNIAKKSTVIPQQDITNDVDENEATNSDDVEPEPQKKKRKHKTDKKKAKNRHVSNKKKKTKRSRESSSSLGYTSSADENLPPSEVDESTSNRNKNTRYINSAKGSTKNQTPKKNLAHKIVQHQYNDNSHESPNQLSGYETSNRNISSRIIRSTTQYDLSRSFSQLEPSTPTTSREQNTFEEKTLQYLEHIKSYTEQNHLLLRKIFSKQKEVSIDVTKKPAEFPKLPLNSMEDFSNLENILKSEEHRTYLTGKLASIGGTSGRQCVLAIMRSLLTNELAMQFNWAGRDKVSFQKTLTMETVYEAVKQTFLGKKEIGDATETSVSCAVKDWLKLARSRHTYVRKKG
- the LOC124295324 gene encoding uncharacterized protein LOC124295324 isoform X2, which gives rise to MYAVIEFLVGEDRECALVPVLWLVENNTQCYWPRTKTEDHFTKLVKSKAAYEKTWPKFAIHKVLHTGDDYHDTEATMARLLELGTSDESGIIRNIAKKSTVIPQQDITNDVDENEATNSDDVEPEPQKKKRKHKTDKKKAKNRHVSNKKKKTKRSRESSSSLGYTSSADENLPPSEVDESTSNRNKNTRYINSAKGSTKNQTPKKNLAHKIVQHQYNDNSHESPNQLSGYETSNRNISSRIIRSTTQYDLSRSFSQLEPSTPTTSREQNTFEEKTLQYLEHIKSYTEQNHLLLRKIFSKQKEVSIDVTKKPAEFPKLPLNSMEDFSNLENILKSEEHRTYLYFVADRETGFYWRDKRSPMCVGYNEVTTHKRISDAIQLGREGQSLISKDIDNGNCLRGCETNLSWQEGNW